Proteins from a genomic interval of Diaminobutyricimonas aerilata:
- a CDS encoding SdrD B-like domain-containing protein, with the protein MSAAVRISTVLALVAASLVAPFGISAAMAAGTPDVQLTKTVDGETLYGDDVAVELRATQTTGPAAYNLSFSDVIPPGTSIAASDAPVTSTITLPDGSKRVVWTNVSDLLTGAVSTFHYTLRYDRAVHDVGAVLGGTAGAFVNTDEREIPDFDPATGNAVAGSYSGSSSAAAQTTLVPFLLEKEEPNAEAELLRGVHRNKTVYTLTITNNTVNSTTGFSVVDYLPAGLEFLGCANVDNSAAGTEEYPGAGRIDGTPLPAMTDCLAPSSVTTVTTDPDGAGDRHSGVYTRVEWTGLGTLAAGAELEIQYAAAIPLQANVQSAGPATANLDNNTGPLTADEQSLVNYAVASGTYQGRPYAVDDTEEVVAEDVSVHKAVDEGTIRQGQRSHWTLTIESSEYAGSTSTIRIVDTIPDGLEFDATSAVPAAASVVIDPAEGTTEVTWELTGFTEEQQLTEVTYETVTLPDYRASGVPVSSEDHWTNINDLSTTGTVITDRSGTTGERALVDESSARQEAEPVTLTKEVAQPVAGVLQCGDGTALSFSDDVAGPFHPGDRVCFRLTVDFPGSLDTIDSELTDFLPEGFAFESVVPTAANDVEFDFSGEEGQQEINWTFDDADVGQHFEVVVQARIVDPAAAREGDITANLFKMAHKNALGETFQLRDQADVLWEEPQLALDKGIVAVNGTPLPGAPVASATIQAADEVTYRVTVTNSGGQDAIGTSVRDVLPARWSCDDIAAAADFTCVETAGRDHLQWDGLTVPADSSITLEYVATVPGDSSPGDSFANTAGVRTYQGATNTGTPFDYFPDDNIDPTLVDRENTDRARDDATVSLEQPTIVKGVTSPAEAGNTASQATIGENVTYTVTATVPEGTTLYETVEVRDTLDSRLQIIGTPTYTIGGGAAQNATVNGQQVVAPLPVGYVNAPDSGDDLVVLTIQARVLDVPAAVRGASVPNNATFVWSSVDGADRSVQSNQAPVTVVEPLIAVAKTNNAPDGRVAPGQTVHYTVTVSNGAAPASTAHDTVVVDRVPIDLTPLEATDDPAEDGDTVGGGVWNAGARTLTWTVPALVPSQTVTLGYDAQVLNPTVSNGTIVNDVTATTTSLAGEPTGERTNASLNGKTGSGYVSTSSSSVRAPEITLDKAVTPTTATIGERVQYTVTVTIPAAVIAYDTTVIDALPADIRFDGLDSATCTQGGQPCAPAITPTVIGTPAADARSIGFFLGDLDPAGTQARTVTLMYGGVVTGGGTAGETQTNTARVYFNTDDTITGTPTTVPAPGGFDTPADSGTATVTLVEPRLVVGKSVDGQVGDADARRAVPGDTLTYRVAVTNTGTSPAYDVVVTDTPDRRLTGYLATLPAGVVAVDADPSDGTLRWSIDGPIAPGATVEIAYSATVPAGLGAADEIDGPEIVNTVDIPTYAGVPDTGGNPDRYRIYTDVVDDTVNVELDLATIGDRVWFDADTDGEQETGEPGIAGATVTVVFAGADGVLGNGDDETHTTMTDAEGDWSVTRLPGGTYRATVTGTPAGYVPSYDLDGTTVTPNGQWQGALAQNGARTDVDFGYTGTGALGDLVWFDRNDDGVQQPGEPGLADQPIRVILLGGPGTADDVVYTTTTDAQGRYTVPRLAPGAYTVELTDTPGGFGFGSGASATLNRTLGVGQTLLDADFPLLGDLTVGDRVWLDRDGDGVDEATEPGIDGAGVEVRWSGLDGEFGTADDGVFPTTTDDTGAYAVGNLPAGEYRVSVTGSLPAGVQNTYDRDGDRDSVVTAEVTASDTTFDFGYYGDTGLGDVVWWDRDRDGVQEAGEPGIGGVDVQARFFGADGLENTADDLVFPATTSADGAWSIGELPEGRYRVTVTGAPAGFVNVSDPDGLAGADGVNVLDLGDGGNLAQDFGFSGDSSIGDLVWFDRDGDGAQGTDEAGIPGVTVTLTWLGRDGVAGGGDDVVYTATTDESGAYRFDGLPTGSFTVAVESDTLPEGMEPVSDRDGDDSPNTTTVTIAAPATVTDADFGYRGTGSIGDNIWHDRDADGTIDDGENGIPGVQVRVTWAGADGDLGTADDAVFTTTTDTDGRYLVEGLPAGDFTVAVDAATVPAGMTATFEEDGTLDARTPVTLADGAEHRSADFGFRGVGALGDRIWFDRDGDGVQDGGEPGVPEQPVTLVWAGVDGALGTDDDESWTTRTDEQGAYAFPNLPAGAYRVTVDGGIANAATATGDPDGGADATAELALAAGATDLEQDFGFVGDNTLGDLVWWDLDGDGVRADGEPGSPGVELTVTWAGPDGEFGTDDDIAQPATTDADGAYLVPGLPDGAYRVDVASGVYPGLEPTTDPADVTLEGGVERLDLDFGFVGSGSIGDTVWLDLDGDGTLDEGEPGIPGVTVTLTWSGPDGIAGNADDVQSTTTTDADGGYLFPRLPAGGYSLQLDGVPADLTATADPDGGEADASSLELEAGAEVDDQDFGYTGSASLGDLVWLDVDGDGERSGNEPGVGGVPVTVELAGDDGVLGTDDDIVIVTVTDEHGGYRVSGLPAGAVRVAYDRDALDAGYQPASDRDGGDAVTTELTLASGDAIDDVNFVIAGTSALSGVVFDDVNGDGVRQPGERGVPGVTLTVVWSGPDGPVAIKVTTDADGAWSLERLPSGTWTVTIDPNTVPDGYRVSTVGIVTVDLPVGQERSVIMGVTSFALAATGTTPELSVALALLTLLGGAVLMMRARRTRRA; encoded by the coding sequence GTGTCTGCTGCCGTCCGCATCTCCACCGTGCTCGCTCTCGTGGCCGCCTCGCTCGTGGCCCCGTTCGGGATCTCTGCGGCGATGGCTGCAGGAACCCCCGACGTGCAGCTCACGAAGACCGTCGACGGGGAGACGCTCTACGGCGACGACGTCGCAGTGGAGCTGCGCGCCACCCAGACGACCGGACCCGCCGCCTACAACCTCAGTTTCAGCGACGTCATCCCGCCGGGCACCTCGATCGCCGCGAGCGACGCCCCCGTCACCTCGACGATCACACTCCCCGACGGCTCGAAGCGCGTCGTGTGGACGAACGTCTCCGACCTGCTCACCGGCGCCGTGTCCACCTTCCACTACACGCTGCGCTACGACCGTGCCGTGCACGACGTCGGCGCGGTGCTCGGCGGCACGGCCGGTGCCTTCGTCAACACCGACGAGCGCGAGATCCCCGACTTCGACCCCGCGACCGGCAACGCCGTCGCCGGCAGCTACAGCGGCTCCAGTTCGGCAGCCGCTCAGACGACACTGGTGCCCTTCCTGCTCGAGAAGGAGGAGCCGAACGCCGAGGCGGAGCTGCTGCGCGGCGTGCACCGCAACAAGACGGTCTACACGCTCACGATCACCAACAACACCGTCAACTCGACGACCGGCTTCAGCGTCGTCGACTACCTGCCCGCCGGCCTCGAGTTCCTCGGCTGCGCGAACGTCGACAACAGCGCCGCGGGCACCGAGGAGTACCCCGGCGCGGGGCGCATCGACGGCACCCCGCTGCCCGCGATGACCGACTGCCTCGCGCCCTCGAGCGTCACGACCGTCACGACCGACCCCGACGGCGCGGGCGACCGGCACTCCGGCGTGTACACGCGCGTCGAGTGGACGGGCCTCGGCACGCTCGCCGCCGGTGCCGAGCTCGAGATCCAGTACGCCGCCGCCATCCCGCTGCAGGCCAACGTGCAGTCCGCCGGGCCCGCCACCGCGAACCTCGACAACAACACCGGCCCGCTCACCGCCGACGAGCAGTCGCTCGTCAACTACGCCGTCGCGAGCGGCACCTACCAGGGCAGGCCGTACGCCGTCGACGACACGGAGGAGGTCGTCGCCGAAGACGTCTCCGTGCACAAGGCCGTCGACGAGGGGACCATCCGGCAGGGGCAGCGCAGCCATTGGACCCTGACGATCGAGTCGAGCGAGTACGCCGGCTCGACCTCCACCATCCGCATCGTCGACACCATCCCGGATGGCCTCGAGTTCGACGCGACCTCGGCGGTGCCCGCCGCCGCGAGCGTCGTCATCGACCCGGCCGAGGGGACGACCGAGGTCACCTGGGAGCTCACGGGCTTCACCGAGGAGCAGCAGCTCACCGAGGTGACCTACGAGACCGTCACACTGCCGGACTACCGCGCCTCCGGGGTGCCGGTCAGCTCGGAGGACCACTGGACCAACATCAACGACCTCTCCACCACCGGAACGGTCATCACGGACCGCTCCGGTACCACGGGCGAACGGGCGCTCGTCGACGAGTCCTCGGCGCGGCAGGAGGCCGAGCCGGTGACCCTCACCAAGGAGGTCGCCCAGCCGGTCGCCGGTGTGCTGCAGTGCGGCGACGGCACCGCGCTCAGCTTCTCCGACGACGTCGCCGGGCCCTTCCACCCCGGCGACCGCGTCTGCTTCCGGCTCACGGTCGACTTCCCCGGTTCGCTCGACACGATCGACAGCGAACTGACCGACTTCCTGCCCGAGGGCTTCGCGTTCGAGAGCGTCGTCCCGACCGCCGCGAACGACGTCGAATTCGACTTCTCGGGCGAAGAGGGCCAGCAGGAGATCAACTGGACCTTCGACGACGCCGACGTCGGACAGCACTTCGAGGTCGTGGTGCAGGCGCGCATCGTCGACCCGGCCGCCGCGCGCGAGGGCGACATCACCGCCAACCTGTTCAAGATGGCGCACAAGAACGCCCTCGGCGAGACCTTCCAGCTGCGCGACCAGGCCGACGTGCTGTGGGAGGAACCGCAGCTCGCGCTCGACAAGGGCATCGTCGCCGTGAACGGCACTCCGCTGCCCGGCGCGCCCGTCGCGTCGGCCACCATCCAGGCCGCCGACGAGGTCACCTACCGCGTCACCGTGACCAACAGCGGCGGTCAGGATGCGATCGGCACCTCGGTGCGTGACGTGCTGCCGGCGCGGTGGTCGTGCGACGACATCGCCGCCGCCGCCGACTTCACCTGCGTCGAGACCGCCGGCCGTGACCACCTGCAGTGGGACGGCCTGACCGTCCCCGCCGACTCGAGCATCACGCTCGAGTACGTCGCGACGGTCCCGGGTGACTCGTCGCCGGGCGACTCCTTCGCCAATACGGCCGGTGTGCGCACCTACCAGGGCGCGACGAACACGGGTACCCCGTTCGACTACTTCCCCGACGACAACATCGACCCGACCCTCGTCGACCGCGAGAACACCGACCGGGCCCGTGACGACGCCACGGTCTCGCTCGAGCAGCCGACCATCGTCAAGGGCGTCACCTCGCCGGCCGAGGCCGGCAACACCGCGAGCCAGGCGACCATCGGCGAGAACGTCACCTACACCGTCACCGCCACGGTGCCCGAGGGGACGACCCTGTACGAGACCGTTGAGGTGCGCGACACGCTCGACAGCCGGCTGCAGATCATCGGCACGCCGACGTACACGATCGGAGGCGGTGCCGCGCAGAACGCGACCGTCAACGGCCAGCAGGTCGTCGCGCCGCTCCCAGTCGGCTATGTGAACGCGCCGGACTCGGGTGACGACCTCGTGGTGCTCACGATCCAGGCCCGCGTGCTCGACGTGCCCGCCGCGGTCCGCGGGGCGAGCGTGCCGAACAACGCGACGTTCGTGTGGTCGAGCGTCGACGGCGCCGACCGCTCGGTGCAGAGCAACCAGGCTCCCGTCACCGTCGTCGAGCCGCTCATCGCCGTCGCGAAGACCAACAATGCTCCGGACGGCCGCGTGGCACCCGGTCAGACGGTTCACTACACCGTGACCGTGTCGAACGGCGCCGCCCCGGCGTCGACGGCCCACGACACCGTCGTCGTCGACCGGGTTCCGATCGACCTGACCCCGCTCGAGGCCACGGACGACCCCGCCGAGGACGGCGACACCGTGGGAGGCGGCGTCTGGAACGCGGGCGCGCGCACCCTCACCTGGACCGTGCCGGCCCTCGTTCCCAGTCAGACCGTGACCCTCGGATACGACGCGCAAGTGCTCAACCCCACCGTCAGCAACGGCACCATCGTCAACGACGTGACCGCCACGACCACCTCCCTCGCCGGCGAGCCGACCGGGGAGCGCACCAACGCGTCGCTGAACGGCAAGACCGGATCCGGCTACGTCTCCACCTCCTCGTCGTCGGTGCGCGCCCCGGAGATCACCCTCGACAAGGCCGTGACCCCGACGACCGCCACCATCGGCGAGCGCGTGCAGTACACCGTCACGGTCACCATCCCGGCCGCCGTGATCGCCTACGACACGACCGTGATCGACGCGCTCCCCGCCGACATCCGCTTCGACGGACTCGACTCGGCGACCTGCACGCAAGGCGGTCAGCCGTGCGCCCCCGCTATCACCCCGACGGTGATCGGCACCCCGGCGGCCGACGCCCGCTCGATCGGCTTCTTCCTCGGTGACCTCGACCCCGCCGGCACGCAGGCGCGCACCGTCACCCTCATGTACGGCGGCGTCGTGACCGGCGGCGGCACCGCGGGCGAGACGCAGACCAACACGGCCCGCGTGTACTTCAACACCGACGACACGATCACCGGCACGCCGACGACCGTCCCGGCGCCCGGCGGCTTCGACACGCCCGCCGACAGCGGCACCGCGACCGTGACGCTCGTCGAGCCGCGGCTCGTGGTCGGTAAGAGCGTCGACGGCCAGGTCGGGGATGCGGATGCGCGCCGCGCGGTTCCCGGTGACACGCTCACCTACCGCGTCGCCGTCACCAACACCGGCACCTCCCCGGCGTACGACGTCGTCGTGACCGACACCCCCGACCGTCGCCTGACGGGCTACCTCGCGACGCTGCCCGCCGGCGTCGTCGCGGTCGACGCCGACCCGAGCGACGGCACCCTGCGGTGGAGCATCGACGGCCCGATCGCCCCCGGCGCGACGGTGGAGATCGCCTACTCCGCCACGGTTCCCGCCGGCCTGGGTGCGGCCGACGAGATCGACGGGCCGGAGATCGTCAACACGGTCGACATCCCCACCTACGCCGGCGTGCCCGACACGGGCGGCAACCCCGACCGGTACCGCATCTACACCGACGTCGTCGACGACACGGTGAACGTCGAGCTCGACCTCGCAACGATCGGCGACCGCGTCTGGTTCGACGCCGACACCGATGGGGAGCAGGAGACCGGCGAGCCCGGCATCGCCGGGGCCACGGTGACCGTCGTCTTCGCGGGCGCCGATGGCGTGCTCGGCAACGGCGACGACGAGACCCACACCACGATGACGGACGCCGAGGGCGACTGGTCGGTGACCCGCCTGCCCGGCGGCACCTACCGCGCCACGGTGACCGGCACGCCCGCCGGCTACGTGCCCAGCTACGACCTCGACGGCACCACGGTGACGCCGAACGGTCAGTGGCAGGGCGCACTCGCACAGAACGGCGCCCGCACCGACGTGGACTTCGGCTACACCGGCACGGGCGCGCTCGGCGACCTCGTCTGGTTCGACCGGAACGACGACGGCGTGCAGCAGCCCGGCGAACCGGGACTGGCCGACCAGCCCATCCGCGTCATCCTGCTCGGCGGGCCCGGCACGGCCGACGACGTCGTCTACACGACGACGACGGACGCGCAGGGCCGCTACACCGTGCCGCGCCTCGCGCCCGGCGCGTACACCGTGGAGCTCACCGACACCCCCGGGGGCTTCGGCTTCGGCAGCGGCGCCTCGGCGACCCTGAACCGCACGCTCGGCGTCGGTCAGACGCTGCTCGACGCGGACTTCCCGCTGCTCGGCGACCTGACGGTCGGCGACCGCGTGTGGCTCGACCGCGACGGCGACGGCGTCGACGAGGCGACCGAGCCCGGCATCGACGGGGCCGGAGTCGAGGTGCGCTGGAGCGGCCTCGACGGCGAGTTCGGCACGGCCGACGACGGCGTCTTCCCGACGACGACGGACGACACGGGCGCGTACGCCGTCGGCAACCTGCCCGCGGGCGAGTACCGCGTGAGCGTCACCGGCTCGCTGCCGGCCGGCGTGCAGAACACCTATGACCGCGACGGCGACCGCGACTCGGTCGTGACCGCCGAGGTCACCGCATCCGACACCACCTTCGACTTCGGCTACTACGGCGACACCGGCCTCGGCGACGTCGTGTGGTGGGACCGCGACCGCGACGGCGTGCAGGAGGCGGGCGAGCCCGGCATCGGCGGCGTGGACGTCCAGGCCCGGTTCTTCGGAGCGGACGGCCTCGAGAACACCGCGGACGACCTCGTGTTCCCTGCGACCACCTCCGCGGATGGCGCGTGGTCGATCGGCGAACTCCCCGAGGGCCGCTACCGGGTGACCGTCACCGGCGCCCCCGCCGGCTTCGTCAACGTCTCCGACCCCGACGGACTCGCCGGCGCCGACGGCGTCAACGTGCTCGACCTCGGCGACGGCGGCAACCTCGCGCAGGACTTCGGGTTTTCGGGCGACTCGTCGATCGGCGACCTCGTCTGGTTCGACCGCGACGGCGACGGCGCTCAGGGAACCGACGAGGCCGGCATCCCCGGCGTGACCGTCACCCTCACCTGGCTCGGCCGCGACGGCGTCGCCGGCGGCGGAGACGACGTCGTGTACACCGCGACGACCGACGAATCCGGCGCCTACCGGTTCGACGGGCTGCCCACCGGCAGCTTCACGGTCGCCGTCGAGTCCGACACGCTGCCCGAGGGGATGGAGCCCGTCTCCGACCGTGACGGCGATGACTCCCCGAACACGACGACCGTCACGATCGCCGCCCCCGCGACGGTGACCGACGCCGACTTCGGCTACCGCGGGACCGGCTCCATCGGCGACAACATCTGGCACGACCGCGACGCGGACGGCACGATCGACGACGGCGAGAACGGCATCCCGGGCGTGCAGGTGCGCGTCACCTGGGCCGGCGCCGACGGCGATCTCGGCACGGCCGACGACGCCGTCTTCACGACGACCACCGACACGGACGGCCGTTACCTCGTCGAGGGGCTGCCCGCGGGCGACTTCACCGTCGCCGTGGACGCCGCCACCGTGCCCGCCGGGATGACCGCGACGTTCGAGGAGGACGGCACGCTCGACGCGCGCACGCCGGTCACCCTCGCCGACGGTGCCGAGCACCGCAGCGCCGACTTCGGCTTCCGCGGTGTCGGCGCCCTCGGCGACCGGATCTGGTTCGACCGCGACGGCGACGGCGTACAGGACGGCGGCGAGCCGGGCGTGCCCGAGCAGCCGGTGACCCTCGTGTGGGCCGGCGTCGACGGTGCGCTCGGAACCGACGACGACGAGTCGTGGACCACACGCACCGACGAGCAGGGCGCCTACGCGTTCCCGAACCTCCCCGCCGGCGCCTACCGCGTGACGGTCGACGGCGGGATCGCGAACGCGGCGACGGCGACCGGCGACCCCGATGGCGGCGCCGACGCGACCGCCGAACTCGCCCTCGCCGCCGGCGCGACCGACCTCGAGCAGGACTTCGGGTTCGTGGGCGACAACACGCTCGGCGACCTGGTGTGGTGGGACCTCGACGGCGACGGCGTGCGCGCCGACGGCGAACCGGGATCGCCGGGCGTCGAGCTCACCGTGACCTGGGCCGGCCCCGACGGAGAGTTCGGCACGGACGACGACATCGCCCAGCCGGCTACGACCGACGCGGACGGTGCCTACCTCGTGCCCGGACTTCCCGACGGTGCGTACCGCGTCGACGTCGCATCCGGTGTGTATCCGGGCCTCGAGCCGACGACCGACCCGGCCGACGTCACCCTCGAAGGCGGCGTCGAACGGCTCGACCTCGACTTCGGGTTCGTCGGCAGCGGCTCCATCGGAGACACGGTCTGGCTCGACCTCGACGGCGACGGCACCCTCGACGAGGGCGAGCCCGGCATCCCCGGCGTGACCGTCACGCTGACCTGGAGCGGACCCGACGGCATCGCCGGGAACGCCGATGACGTGCAGAGCACGACGACGACCGACGCGGACGGCGGCTACCTCTTCCCGAGGCTTCCCGCCGGCGGCTACTCCCTCCAGCTCGACGGTGTGCCCGCCGACCTGACGGCCACCGCCGATCCCGATGGCGGTGAGGCCGACGCATCGAGCCTCGAGCTCGAGGCCGGTGCCGAGGTCGACGACCAGGACTTCGGCTACACCGGCAGCGCGTCGCTCGGCGACCTCGTCTGGCTCGACGTGGACGGCGACGGCGAACGCTCGGGCAACGAGCCGGGCGTCGGAGGCGTGCCGGTGACCGTGGAGCTCGCGGGCGACGACGGCGTGCTGGGCACCGACGACGACATCGTGATCGTGACGGTGACGGATGAGCACGGCGGATACCGCGTGTCGGGTCTCCCCGCCGGGGCTGTGCGGGTCGCTTACGACCGGGACGCGCTCGACGCCGGATACCAGCCGGCCTCGGACCGCGACGGCGGCGACGCCGTGACGACCGAACTGACGCTCGCGTCGGGTGACGCGATCGACGATGTCAACTTCGTGATCGCCGGCACCTCCGCGCTCTCGGGTGTCGTGTTCGACGACGTGAACGGCGACGGCGTGCGCCAGCCCGGCGAGCGCGGAGTGCCCGGCGTCACGCTGACCGTGGTGTGGAGCGGCCCGGACGGACCGGTCGCCATCAAGGTCACGACGGATGCGGACGGCGCCTGGTCGCTCGAGCGCCTCCCGAGCGGCACGTGGACGGTCACGATCGACCCGAACACGGTGCCCGACGGCTACCGCGTGAGCACCGTCGGCATCGTCACGGTCGACCTGCCGGTCGGCCAGGAGCGCTCGGTGATCATGGGCGTCACGTCGTTCGCGCTCGCCGCGACCGGCACGACGCCGGAGCTGAGCGTCGCGCTCGCGCTGCTCACCCTGCTCGGGGGAGCGGTGCTGATGATGCGAGCGCGCCGCACGCGTCGCGCCTGA
- a CDS encoding MFS transporter, with the protein MRDDQPAPRSVPVTANTGAVAAVGLDLQEGREIPRSQVFAWALWDWATQPFNTVILTFIFTALYLTTDVFLPPEVAALGEGDPVYEAGLADLASGFGWASFAAGLLIAIVAPVLGQRSDATGHRKRWLAVNTALVVVCMALLFFVEAEPAFFLLGVSLVALGSVFNEIAGVNYNAMLVQVSTRSTVGRVSGLGWGFGYLGGIVALVLVVIAYSFDWFGLPQDDGLPFRLVAVGCALWTTLFALPILFKVPELPAGRPERRVGFFASYGLLLRDVVALYRDSRPTFWFLLASAVFRDGLAGVFAFGAVIANQVFGFGFLEVVAFGIAANLVAGVSTIVSGRFDDRFGARAVILTALAGLVVAGTAVFLLRDGGDIVFWVGGLILCLFVGPAQAASRSFLARVTPAGREGEIFGLYATTGRAASFLSPGLWALFIGIFGATAFGILGIVLVTLVGFVLLLLVKEPAR; encoded by the coding sequence ATGCGCGACGACCAGCCCGCCCCCCGATCCGTGCCCGTGACGGCGAACACCGGCGCGGTCGCCGCCGTCGGCCTCGACCTGCAGGAGGGACGGGAGATCCCCCGCTCGCAGGTGTTCGCATGGGCGCTGTGGGACTGGGCGACGCAGCCGTTCAACACGGTCATCCTGACCTTCATCTTCACCGCGCTGTACCTCACGACCGATGTGTTCCTGCCGCCCGAGGTCGCGGCGCTCGGCGAGGGCGACCCGGTCTACGAGGCGGGTCTCGCCGACCTCGCGAGCGGGTTCGGCTGGGCGTCGTTCGCCGCCGGGCTGCTCATCGCGATCGTCGCCCCGGTGCTCGGTCAGCGGTCGGATGCGACGGGTCACCGCAAGCGCTGGCTCGCGGTCAACACCGCTCTCGTCGTGGTCTGCATGGCGCTGCTGTTCTTCGTCGAGGCCGAGCCCGCGTTCTTCCTGCTCGGCGTCTCGCTCGTCGCGCTCGGCAGCGTGTTCAACGAGATCGCCGGCGTGAACTACAACGCGATGCTCGTGCAGGTGTCGACGCGGTCGACCGTCGGTCGGGTGAGCGGGCTCGGCTGGGGTTTCGGGTACCTCGGCGGGATCGTCGCGCTCGTGCTCGTCGTCATCGCCTACTCGTTCGACTGGTTCGGGCTGCCGCAGGACGACGGGCTTCCGTTCCGCCTGGTCGCCGTCGGATGCGCGCTGTGGACCACCCTGTTCGCGCTCCCCATCCTGTTCAAGGTGCCCGAGCTCCCCGCCGGACGACCCGAGCGGCGGGTCGGCTTCTTCGCGAGCTACGGCCTGCTTCTGCGCGACGTGGTGGCGTTGTATCGCGACAGCCGTCCGACGTTCTGGTTCCTGCTCGCGAGCGCGGTGTTCCGCGATGGACTCGCCGGCGTGTTCGCCTTCGGCGCCGTCATCGCGAACCAGGTCTTCGGATTCGGGTTCCTCGAGGTCGTCGCGTTCGGCATCGCGGCGAACCTAGTCGCCGGGGTGTCGACGATCGTCTCCGGCCGCTTCGACGACCGCTTCGGCGCGCGGGCGGTCATCCTCACCGCCCTCGCCGGACTCGTGGTCGCCGGCACCGCCGTGTTCCTGCTGCGCGACGGGGGCGACATCGTCTTCTGGGTCGGCGGGCTCATCCTGTGCCTCTTCGTCGGCCCGGCGCAGGCCGCGAGCCGTTCCTTCCTCGCGCGGGTCACGCCGGCCGGCCGCGAGGGCGAGATCTTCGGGCTCTACGCCACCACCGGTCGTGCCGCGTCGTTCCTCTCCCCCGGTCTGTGGGCGCTGTTCATCGGCATCTTCGGCGCGACGGCGTTCGGCATCCTCGGCATCGTGCTCGTGACCCTCGTCGGATTCGTGCTGCTGCTGCTCGTGAAGGAACCCGCCCGCTGA
- a CDS encoding MFS transporter → MSTPASDRADTAPATVDDPRQRRQILMAVCVALMAVIASVSGLNVAQSQVAVELGASQSTVLWIINAYTVTLAALLLPLGAAGDRWGRKPMLLTGLAVFAVANVVAVAAPSVEVLLLARVLSGVGAAVIMPITLAVITSTFPEEERAKGIGVWTAVGGGGGILGMFLSAALVDLGSWRLLFVLPLALVAIAFVVARRAVPDSRERPEHGFDAVGSLASAVGIVGLVTALHEGPVHGWLAPLTVAGAGAGVVGIGVFAAWQLRRRGPLLDLRMFRSRALSSGSLSLLGVFGVQAGILVVLFPYFQAVLGWSGLVSTLGFMPMAILMMASAGLAPRLSAGVGLRSTMLGGILMFAGGLASLALMASADGGYLSVLPGMLIMGVGMGLAMTPATEAITGALPRAQQGVASALNDVTRELGTAMGVALLGAVLSAGYRSAIEPRLEGIPADTADAAREGIANAIAAAHGAGAAADSLVRIAQESFVSGWQQAMWAGVAVMVLLFVYVALRGVGPRPARRG, encoded by the coding sequence TTGAGCACTCCCGCATCCGACCGTGCCGACACCGCTCCCGCGACCGTCGACGACCCTCGCCAGAGGCGGCAGATCCTCATGGCCGTGTGCGTCGCCCTCATGGCGGTCATAGCGTCCGTCTCCGGTCTCAACGTGGCGCAGTCGCAGGTCGCGGTCGAACTCGGCGCATCTCAGAGCACCGTGCTGTGGATCATCAACGCCTACACGGTGACCCTCGCGGCCCTGCTGCTGCCGCTGGGCGCCGCGGGTGACCGATGGGGGCGTAAGCCGATGCTGCTCACCGGTCTCGCGGTCTTCGCCGTCGCGAACGTCGTCGCCGTCGCCGCTCCGTCCGTCGAGGTGCTGCTGCTCGCTCGGGTGCTCAGCGGCGTCGGAGCCGCCGTCATCATGCCGATCACCCTCGCCGTGATCACCTCGACCTTCCCCGAGGAGGAACGGGCGAAGGGCATCGGAGTCTGGACGGCGGTCGGAGGAGGTGGCGGCATCCTCGGCATGTTCCTCTCCGCCGCGCTCGTCGACCTCGGCAGCTGGCGCCTGCTGTTCGTGCTCCCCCTCGCGCTCGTCGCGATCGCGTTCGTCGTCGCCCGGCGTGCGGTGCCCGACTCGCGGGAGCGGCCCGAGCACGGCTTCGATGCGGTGGGGTCCCTCGCGTCGGCCGTCGGGATCGTGGGGCTCGTGACGGCCCTGCACGAGGGGCCGGTGCACGGCTGGCTCGCCCCGCTGACCGTCGCCGGCGCGGGGGCCGGCGTGGTCGGGATCGGCGTCTTCGCCGCCTGGCAGCTCCGCCGGCGCGGGCCGCTGCTCGATCTGCGCATGTTCCGTTCGCGGGCCCTGTCGAGCGGCTCGCTCTCGTTGCTCGGGGTGTTCGGCGTGCAGGCGGGCATCCTCGTCGTGCTGTTCCCGTACTTCCAAGCGGTGCTCGGCTGGTCCGGCCTCGTGTCGACGCTGGGATTCATGCCGATGGCGATCCTCATGATGGCGTCGGCCGGACTCGCCCCGCGGCTGTCCGCCGGCGTCGGCCTGCGGTCGACGATGCTCGGCGGGATCCTGATGTTCGCCGGCGGCCTGGCGTCGCTGGCGCTCATGGCCTCCGCCGACGGCGGCTACCTTTCGGTGCTGCCCGGCATGCTGATCATGGGAGTCGGGATGGGTCTCGCGATGACGCCGGCGACCGAGGCCATCACGGGTGCGCTTCCCCGCGCGCAGCAGGGGGTGGCGTCCGCTCTCAACGACGTCACGCGAGAGCTCGGTACCGCGATGGGGGTCGCGCTCCTCGGGGCCGTGCTGTCGGCCGGCTACCGCAGCGCGATCGAACCGCGTCTCGAGGGGATCCCCGCCGACACCGCCGACGCCGCCCGGGAGGGGATCGCGAACGCGATCGCCGCCGCGCACGGCGCCGGAGCTGCGGCGGACTCCCTCGTCCGCATCGCGCAGGAGTCCTTCGTCAGCGGCTGGCAGCAGGCGATGTGGGCCGGGGTCGCCGTGATGGTGCTGTTGTTCGTCTACGTCGCCCTGCGCGGCGTGGGGCCGCGGCCGGCGAGGCGCGGCTGA